A single region of the Thioalkalivibrio nitratireducens DSM 14787 genome encodes:
- a CDS encoding PstS family phosphate ABC transporter substrate-binding protein: MTMKKSLVLGVVAALGVSVSVATADVDENLPSYERVSGISGNLSSVGSDTLNNLMTLWAEEFANHYPNVNIQIQGAGTSTAPPALTEGTSNFGPMSRPMRDSEMRAFEDRHGYPPTLVPVAVDMIAVYVNKDNPVENLSVEQVDAIFSATRACGHDSDISTWGDVGLTGGWTNRDITIFGRNAVSGTYGFFRENALCGGDFKATVNEQPGSSAVVRGVEQTLGGIGYSGIGYRTAGVRVVPLNGFEASGDNAASGDYPLARFLYIAANQNPESGWNPLEREFFRLVLSKEGQGVVHRDGYVTLSANAAERFRTEFNLD; this comes from the coding sequence ATGACGATGAAGAAATCCCTGGTCCTGGGCGTTGTCGCTGCCCTGGGCGTTTCCGTTTCCGTGGCGACCGCCGACGTCGACGAGAACCTGCCGAGCTACGAGCGCGTGTCCGGCATTTCCGGAAACCTGAGCTCGGTCGGTTCCGATACGCTGAACAACCTGATGACCCTGTGGGCCGAAGAATTCGCGAACCATTACCCGAACGTGAACATTCAGATCCAGGGTGCCGGTACCTCGACCGCCCCGCCGGCGCTGACCGAGGGGACCTCGAACTTCGGTCCGATGAGCCGCCCGATGCGGGATTCCGAAATGCGTGCGTTCGAAGACCGCCACGGCTACCCGCCGACGCTGGTTCCGGTCGCGGTGGACATGATTGCGGTGTACGTGAACAAGGACAACCCGGTCGAGAACCTTTCGGTCGAACAGGTCGACGCGATCTTCTCGGCGACCCGTGCCTGTGGTCACGACAGTGACATCAGCACCTGGGGCGACGTCGGTCTGACCGGTGGCTGGACCAACCGCGACATCACCATCTTCGGCCGTAACGCGGTCTCCGGCACCTACGGCTTCTTCCGCGAGAACGCGCTGTGCGGTGGCGACTTCAAGGCAACCGTGAACGAGCAGCCGGGTTCCTCCGCGGTGGTGCGCGGCGTCGAGCAGACGCTGGGTGGCATCGGCTATTCCGGTATCGGCTACCGTACCGCCGGCGTGCGCGTGGTGCCGCTGAACGGCTTCGAGGCCAGCGGCGACAATGCCGCCAGCGGCGACTACCCGCTGGCGAGGTTCCTGTACATCGCGGCCAACCAGAACCCGGAGAGCGGCTGGAATCCGCTCGAGCGCGAGTTCTTCCGCCTCGTGCTGTCGAAGGAAGGCCAGGGCGTCGTGCACCGTGACGGCTACGTGACGCTGTCGGCCAATGCCGCGGAACGGTTCCGGACGGAATTCAACCTCGATTGA
- a CDS encoding ABC transporter permease subunit: protein MSAVTNDSALPEGSLLPDAERRQKLRKIRAFRDGFSRYGVGAGGLGVIFALALIFIYLFYETFPLLKPVSVGVETEYTVPGDEVPAPTLHLTLDRYEQIGARFSKSGTITFFDANTGGVLERLEVPTPEGERITAFDRAESRRSLFVFGYSDGGVLPVKVDYPQTFVGGVRHIHPELSYPLGDEPIRIGAGLVEDYSALAVVEGRGGYIVAGGTEEGEIAMALFSTRRNMMTGEVEIRRSDYDLPSLGRPVRQILLPETLRNVFVIDDRGHLFNFNIVDRNNPVLIEEIELVGDGARVTASEFLVGSRSLIVGGSDGSVRQWFLVRDEESGQSHMTFIRSFRGHDAPVTFIEPESIRKGFLTGAEDGSVGLHFATSSVTLAMKSVSDVPVARLAMGPNNRRALVKTEDSDVLRVLAIDNPHPQTTLSALWGRVWYEGRGEPEFIWQSSSADDAFEPKLSIVPLSVGTLKAALFAMLLATPLAIMGAIYTAYFMAPAIRRVVKPSIELMEALPTVILGFLAGIWLAPYIENNLPILITGVILFPLAVLIAGFVWSRLPQGVKSLVPSGWEAALLVPVVILTGWIVVTSSPWIEVAFFDGSMRQWFTDVGIPYDQRNALIVGMAMGFAVIPTIFSIAEDAVFNVPRHLTNGSLALGATPWQTVTGVVLLTASPGIFSAVMIGFGRAVGETMIVLMASGNSPVVNFNLFEGMRTLAANIAVELPETAVGSTHFRVLFLSALVLLVFTFLLNTAAEIVRQRLRKRYASL, encoded by the coding sequence ATGTCTGCTGTGACCAACGACTCCGCTCTTCCGGAAGGTTCTCTGCTTCCGGATGCGGAACGCCGACAGAAGCTGCGCAAGATTCGGGCGTTTCGGGATGGATTCTCGCGCTACGGAGTCGGCGCCGGCGGACTCGGCGTCATCTTCGCGCTGGCACTGATCTTCATCTATCTGTTCTACGAGACGTTCCCATTGCTCAAGCCCGTGAGCGTGGGAGTCGAAACCGAATACACGGTGCCGGGCGACGAGGTCCCAGCACCCACATTGCACCTGACGCTCGACCGCTACGAGCAGATCGGTGCGCGCTTTTCGAAGTCGGGGACGATTACCTTCTTCGACGCCAATACCGGCGGAGTGCTCGAGCGCCTCGAAGTGCCCACCCCCGAGGGCGAACGGATCACCGCGTTCGATCGCGCCGAAAGCCGCCGCAGCCTGTTCGTGTTCGGTTATTCGGACGGCGGCGTTCTGCCGGTGAAGGTCGACTATCCACAGACCTTCGTGGGCGGCGTTCGGCATATCCATCCGGAGCTGTCGTATCCACTCGGTGACGAACCGATCCGCATCGGTGCGGGCCTGGTCGAGGACTACTCGGCGCTCGCTGTGGTCGAAGGACGCGGCGGCTACATCGTCGCCGGCGGCACCGAGGAAGGCGAGATCGCGATGGCGCTGTTTTCGACGCGCCGCAACATGATGACCGGCGAGGTCGAGATCCGCCGATCGGACTACGACCTCCCTTCGCTCGGCCGCCCGGTCCGGCAGATCCTGCTGCCGGAAACGTTGCGCAACGTGTTCGTGATCGACGATCGGGGACACCTGTTCAATTTCAATATCGTCGATCGGAACAATCCGGTCCTGATCGAGGAAATCGAACTGGTAGGCGACGGCGCCCGGGTCACCGCTTCCGAGTTTCTGGTCGGCTCGCGGTCGCTGATCGTTGGCGGCTCGGACGGCAGCGTGCGCCAGTGGTTCCTGGTCCGGGACGAAGAGTCCGGCCAGTCGCACATGACGTTCATCCGCAGCTTCCGGGGTCACGATGCCCCAGTCACCTTCATCGAGCCCGAGTCCATCCGCAAGGGATTCCTGACCGGGGCCGAGGATGGCAGCGTTGGCCTGCATTTCGCCACCTCCAGCGTCACGCTGGCGATGAAGTCGGTGTCGGATGTTCCGGTCGCGCGTCTCGCGATGGGGCCCAACAACCGGCGGGCATTGGTGAAAACCGAAGACTCCGACGTGCTGCGGGTGCTGGCGATCGACAATCCGCATCCGCAGACGACGCTGAGCGCGCTCTGGGGCCGGGTCTGGTACGAGGGCCGTGGCGAGCCCGAGTTCATCTGGCAGTCGTCGTCGGCCGACGACGCGTTTGAACCCAAGCTGAGCATCGTGCCGTTGTCCGTCGGCACGCTGAAGGCGGCGCTGTTCGCGATGCTGCTGGCGACGCCGCTCGCGATCATGGGCGCGATCTACACTGCCTACTTCATGGCCCCGGCGATCCGGCGTGTGGTGAAACCGTCGATCGAACTGATGGAGGCATTGCCGACGGTCATCCTCGGCTTCCTGGCCGGAATCTGGCTCGCTCCCTATATCGAAAACAATCTGCCGATCCTGATCACGGGAGTGATCCTGTTCCCTCTGGCCGTTCTGATCGCCGGATTCGTGTGGTCGCGGTTGCCCCAGGGGGTCAAGAGTCTGGTTCCGTCGGGCTGGGAGGCGGCGCTGCTGGTGCCCGTGGTGATCCTGACCGGCTGGATCGTGGTCACCAGCAGCCCCTGGATCGAGGTCGCGTTTTTCGACGGCTCGATGCGCCAGTGGTTCACCGACGTGGGGATCCCGTACGACCAGCGCAACGCGTTGATCGTCGGCATGGCGATGGGCTTCGCGGTGATCCCGACGATCTTCTCGATCGCCGAGGACGCGGTCTTCAACGTGCCCAGGCACCTGACCAACGGCTCTCTGGCGCTGGGTGCGACCCCGTGGCAGACGGTCACCGGCGTGGTACTGCTGACCGCGAGCCCGGGGATCTTCTCCGCGGTGATGATCGGGTTCGGCCGCGCGGTCGGCGAGACGATGATCGTGTTGATGGCCTCGGGCAACAGCCCGGTGGTCAACTTCAACCTGTTCGAAGGCATGCGGACACTCGCGGCCAACATCGCGGTCGAGTTGCCCGAGACCGCGGTGGGCAGCACGCATTTCCGGGTGCTGTTCCTGTCCGCGCTGGTGCTGCTGGTCTTCACCTTCCTGCTGAACACCGCGGCCGAAATCGTTCGCCAGCGGCTGCGCAAGCGCTATGCGTCGCTCTAA
- the pstB gene encoding phosphate ABC transporter ATP-binding protein PstB, whose amino-acid sequence MSQRSPAATSMASGLFEGTTRKVRSLADEEIAVTVENLDLYYGDSQALKQITMQIPAKRVTAFIGPSGCGKSTLLRCFNRMNDLVDSCRIEGAINLHGENIYRRGADVAELRRRVGMVFQKPNPFPKTIYENVAYGLRLQGVKNKRVLDEVVERSIKAVGLWDEVKDRLQGNAFGLSGGQQQRLVIARAIAIEPEVILLDEPTSALDPISTAKIEELVEELKQQYTIMIVTHNMQQAARVSDYTAYMYLGELIEYADTMHLFTNPSQKATEDYITGRYG is encoded by the coding sequence ATGAGCCAGAGAAGCCCCGCCGCGACCAGCATGGCCTCCGGCCTGTTCGAAGGTACGACCCGCAAGGTTCGTTCGCTGGCCGACGAGGAAATCGCGGTCACGGTTGAAAACCTGGACCTGTATTACGGCGACAGCCAGGCGCTGAAACAGATCACGATGCAGATCCCGGCGAAACGGGTCACCGCGTTCATCGGACCCTCGGGTTGCGGCAAGTCGACCTTGCTGCGCTGTTTCAATCGCATGAACGATCTGGTCGATAGCTGCCGAATCGAGGGCGCAATCAACCTGCACGGCGAGAACATCTACCGCCGGGGCGCGGACGTCGCGGAGCTGCGCCGACGCGTCGGCATGGTGTTCCAGAAGCCAAACCCGTTCCCGAAAACGATCTACGAAAACGTCGCCTACGGTCTGCGTCTGCAGGGTGTGAAGAACAAGCGGGTGCTGGACGAAGTCGTCGAGCGCTCGATCAAGGCCGTGGGCCTTTGGGACGAGGTGAAGGACCGGCTGCAGGGCAACGCGTTCGGCCTGTCCGGTGGCCAGCAGCAGCGACTGGTGATTGCGCGGGCGATCGCGATCGAGCCCGAGGTGATCCTGCTCGACGAGCCGACCTCGGCGTTGGACCCGATCTCGACCGCCAAGATCGAGGAACTGGTCGAGGAACTGAAGCAGCAGTACACGATCATGATCGTGACCCACAACATGCAGCAGGCGGCGCGCGTCTCCGACTACACCGCCTACATGTACCTGGGCGAACTGATCGAGTACGCGGACACCATGCATCTGTTCACGAACCCGAGCCAGAAGGCGACCGAGGACTACATCACCGGTCGCTACGGCTGA
- a CDS encoding type II toxin-antitoxin system RelE/ParE family toxin, whose amino-acid sequence MIKSFRHKGLQRFFETGSKAGIQNGHAAKLSRQLAVLNRASGPPDMNLPGWSLHPLKGSLSQHWSVSVSGNWRLTFKFENGDAILVDYQDYH is encoded by the coding sequence GTGATCAAGAGCTTTCGGCACAAGGGTCTTCAGCGATTCTTCGAGACCGGCTCCAAGGCCGGCATCCAGAATGGGCATGCTGCAAAGCTGTCGCGCCAACTAGCTGTCCTGAACCGGGCCAGCGGCCCGCCGGACATGAATCTGCCAGGCTGGTCTTTGCACCCGCTGAAGGGCAGCTTGTCGCAGCATTGGTCCGTTTCGGTCAGCGGTAACTGGCGGCTGACCTTCAAGTTCGAAAACGGTGATGCGATCCTGGTCGATTATCAGGATTATCACTGA
- a CDS encoding pirin family protein, with translation MRDTDRQGEHGRESARGEEAVEMLLQAREKDLGGFSVRRLLPTAKRTMVGPWIFFDHMGPADFPPGQGITVRPHPHINLATVTYLFEGEILHRDSLGSVQPIVPGDINLMVAGRGIVHSERERPEVTGTAHRLHGLQLWLALPEADEEIEPAFHHYPSSDIPMCTVDGVPLRVMMGSAYGVISPVRTFADTLYVEARLKAGQCLTLPKTSERALYVVSGALRLGRRILPEHSMAVLYPAWSVVVEADTDARIALIGGESVGERFIDWNFVSSRKERIEQARADWRAGRYPLVPGDEEEFIPLPD, from the coding sequence ATGCGCGACACGGATCGGCAGGGCGAGCACGGCCGCGAATCGGCACGTGGCGAAGAGGCAGTGGAGATGCTGCTGCAAGCACGTGAAAAGGATCTGGGCGGATTCTCGGTGCGCAGGCTGCTGCCTACCGCGAAACGCACGATGGTCGGCCCCTGGATCTTTTTCGATCACATGGGGCCGGCCGACTTCCCGCCAGGACAGGGCATCACGGTACGCCCTCACCCGCACATCAACCTCGCCACGGTGACCTACCTGTTCGAAGGCGAGATTCTGCACCGCGATTCGCTCGGCAGCGTGCAGCCGATCGTACCTGGCGACATCAACCTCATGGTCGCCGGGCGCGGTATCGTGCATTCCGAGCGCGAACGGCCGGAGGTCACCGGCACCGCGCACCGGCTGCACGGCCTGCAGCTGTGGCTCGCGTTGCCCGAGGCAGACGAGGAGATCGAGCCAGCCTTCCACCACTACCCGAGTTCCGACATTCCCATGTGCACGGTTGATGGCGTGCCGCTCCGCGTGATGATGGGCTCCGCCTACGGCGTGATCTCGCCGGTAAGAACCTTTGCCGACACCCTCTACGTGGAAGCACGCCTGAAGGCGGGCCAGTGCCTGACCCTGCCCAAGACCTCCGAGCGCGCGCTGTATGTGGTCAGCGGTGCACTGCGCCTCGGTCGCAGGATCCTTCCCGAGCACTCGATGGCGGTCCTGTACCCAGCCTGGAGCGTTGTCGTCGAAGCCGATACCGACGCGCGCATTGCCCTGATCGGCGGCGAATCAGTGGGAGAACGGTTCATCGACTGGAACTTCGTCTCGAGCCGGAAGGAACGCATCGAGCAGGCGAGAGCCGATTGGCGCGCAGGACGCTATCCCTTGGTGCCGGGTGACGAGGAGGAATTCATTCCGCTACCAGACTGA
- a CDS encoding class I SAM-dependent methyltransferase translates to MQSSDQVSRAYRAFAPLYDAFYGKVLEPGRRAAIRGMGLNPGHRVLEVGIGTGLSLSAYPRGVEVVGIDIAPQMLDKARRRAARSLLEPRPELRVMDARKLELADASFDSVVAMYVVSVTPEPERVVAEMVRVCRPGGAVVIVNHFRTESRLIRWAEVALRPLHRLVNYSAELDREDFLRRTGLQVVWSARANVLGYSTVLYCRREPVSEPASEVDPTRVTAATD, encoded by the coding sequence ATGCAATCCAGCGACCAGGTGAGCCGAGCCTACCGGGCATTCGCGCCCCTCTATGATGCGTTCTACGGAAAGGTCCTGGAGCCGGGGCGACGAGCGGCGATCCGGGGCATGGGCCTGAATCCGGGCCACCGGGTGCTGGAAGTCGGCATTGGTACGGGCCTGTCACTCTCCGCGTATCCACGGGGGGTGGAGGTGGTCGGGATCGACATCGCACCCCAAATGCTCGACAAGGCGCGGCGTCGGGCGGCTCGGAGCCTTCTCGAGCCCCGACCGGAACTGCGCGTGATGGACGCGCGGAAGCTGGAACTTGCGGATGCCAGCTTCGATTCGGTTGTCGCGATGTACGTTGTGTCGGTGACGCCGGAACCGGAACGGGTCGTCGCGGAGATGGTCAGGGTCTGCCGTCCGGGCGGAGCTGTCGTGATTGTGAATCACTTCCGAACGGAATCGAGGTTGATCCGCTGGGCCGAGGTGGCGCTGCGGCCGCTGCACCGGCTGGTGAATTACAGCGCCGAACTGGACCGGGAAGACTTTCTGCGCCGGACCGGCCTGCAGGTCGTCTGGTCCGCGCGCGCCAATGTTCTGGGGTACTCCACCGTTCTGTACTGTCGCCGGGAGCCGGTCTCGGAGCCCGCGTCTGAAGTCGATCCGACCCGCGTGACCGCAGCCACGGATTAG
- the pstA gene encoding phosphate ABC transporter permease PstA gives MRQWWKSGSPWIWLNGGAVTISMVMVFGLIALILVRGFGAFWPHPVVETTYELPGTDPVVVVGELRRSETLTGAAMRDAGVPIPEDQLVVTRHLLKLGNRDVTGRDFAYFVDDFMGEWRYPKNMAVLERREWGDFYGVPLRLLERGSTVAVGDALWDEFQERVGRVSDLWGEIRSIERGAIGRINFQIERVRLDQRRAELRGTLTDEYQAELDLRRQDLQVQYAELEKRLNQLYDEAARDSIVMRAADGSEVTLRVADVVKAWQPNNMSVPAKVWFYVQDFFDFIFGYPREANTEGGIFPAIFGTVVMVLVMSIIVTPFGILAAIYLREYAKQGPLLKTVRISVYNLAGVPSIVFGVFGLGFFVYFMGGAIDRTFYPEALPSPTFGTPGLFWASLTLALLTLPVVIVSTEEGLARIPSTIREGSLALGATKGETLWKVVVPLATPAMMTGLILAIARAAGEVAPLMLVGVVKLAPTLPIDGNFPFIHLERKIMHLGFHIYDVGFQSPHAEAAEQLVYATALILVLLILVLNLTAITIRNHLREKYRAESD, from the coding sequence ATGAGACAGTGGTGGAAAAGCGGCTCCCCTTGGATCTGGCTGAACGGTGGCGCGGTCACGATCAGCATGGTGATGGTGTTCGGGCTGATCGCGCTGATCCTGGTGCGTGGCTTCGGCGCGTTCTGGCCGCATCCGGTCGTCGAGACCACCTATGAGCTGCCGGGGACCGATCCGGTCGTGGTGGTCGGCGAGCTGCGCCGTTCCGAGACGCTGACCGGTGCGGCGATGCGCGATGCTGGCGTGCCGATCCCCGAGGACCAGCTGGTTGTCACCCGGCATTTGCTGAAGCTGGGCAATCGCGACGTGACCGGCCGCGACTTCGCCTATTTCGTCGACGACTTCATGGGCGAATGGCGCTACCCGAAGAACATGGCGGTTCTGGAACGGCGCGAATGGGGTGACTTCTACGGCGTGCCCCTGCGCCTGCTCGAGCGCGGCAGCACCGTCGCGGTCGGCGACGCACTCTGGGACGAATTCCAGGAGCGGGTCGGCCGGGTCAGCGACCTCTGGGGCGAGATTCGAAGCATCGAGCGCGGCGCGATCGGCCGCATCAACTTCCAGATCGAGCGGGTGCGACTCGACCAGCGGCGCGCGGAACTTCGCGGCACGCTGACCGACGAATACCAGGCCGAACTCGATCTGCGCCGGCAGGATTTGCAGGTGCAGTATGCGGAACTCGAAAAACGGTTGAACCAGCTCTACGACGAAGCCGCGCGAGACAGCATCGTGATGCGGGCGGCGGACGGTAGCGAAGTCACCCTCCGCGTCGCCGACGTCGTCAAGGCCTGGCAGCCGAACAACATGTCGGTCCCGGCGAAGGTCTGGTTCTACGTCCAGGACTTCTTCGACTTCATCTTTGGCTATCCGCGCGAGGCGAACACCGAAGGCGGCATCTTCCCGGCGATTTTCGGCACCGTGGTGATGGTGCTGGTGATGTCGATCATCGTGACGCCGTTCGGAATTCTCGCCGCGATCTACCTGCGCGAGTACGCGAAGCAGGGTCCGCTGCTGAAGACCGTGCGCATATCGGTGTACAACCTGGCCGGTGTGCCGTCGATCGTGTTCGGGGTGTTCGGCCTCGGCTTCTTCGTGTATTTCATGGGCGGGGCGATCGACCGAACGTTCTATCCGGAGGCGTTGCCGTCGCCGACCTTCGGCACGCCAGGCCTGTTCTGGGCGTCGCTGACGCTTGCGCTGCTGACCTTGCCCGTGGTGATCGTGTCGACCGAGGAAGGGCTTGCGCGCATCCCGTCGACGATCCGCGAAGGCTCGCTGGCGCTGGGCGCGACCAAGGGTGAAACGCTTTGGAAAGTCGTGGTACCGCTCGCGACTCCGGCGATGATGACCGGGCTGATCCTGGCCATTGCGCGAGCCGCAGGCGAGGTCGCGCCGCTGATGCTGGTCGGCGTGGTGAAACTCGCGCCGACGCTGCCGATCGACGGGAACTTCCCGTTCATCCACCTGGAGCGCAAGATCATGCACCTCGGCTTCCACATCTACGATGTCGGCTTCCAGAGCCCGCACGCCGAAGCCGCCGAGCAGCTTGTGTATGCGACCGCGCTGATCCTGGTACTGCTGATCCTGGTTCTGAACCTGACGGCGATCACGATTCGAAACCACCTGCGCGAGAAATACCGCGCGGAAAGCGACTGA
- a CDS encoding extracellular glutamate-binding receptor, protein MTVRYCNASVADIQPDPPVLPPAPCPDALRTGGVVTSVDVAGTLLSLGETYRIVTNDLLARGGDFYESFAEACARAGNFCEDTLMLDAPMDEFENASPVTRSVEGRLVAQ, encoded by the coding sequence ATGACCGTTCGTTACTGCAATGCGAGCGTCGCGGACATCCAGCCCGACCCGCCGGTCCTGCCGCCTGCGCCCTGCCCCGATGCGCTTCGTACGGGTGGGGTGGTCACGTCCGTCGATGTGGCCGGTACTCTGCTGTCGCTCGGCGAAACGTACCGGATCGTGACCAACGACCTCCTGGCCCGCGGCGGTGATTTCTACGAGTCCTTTGCCGAAGCCTGCGCGCGGGCCGGCAACTTCTGCGAGGACACCCTGATGCTCGACGCCCCGATGGACGAGTTCGAGAATGCGTCCCCGGTGACCCGGTCTGTCGAAGGCCGCTTGGTAGCGCAATAG
- the phoU gene encoding phosphate signaling complex protein PhoU: MDNKRIGGHYSHRYDAELEEVVNRVLAMGGLVETQLGNALQAFIDGDTQVAQEVAENDSRVNSFEVSIDERCVEILARRQPAAMDLRLVVAVIKTITDLERIGDLAEAIARMAIRQADSDRPRKQLFRDIDTMGKRVVTMLHDALDAFARMDASAALEVVRQDFAIDHDHEAILRQNATYMMEDPRNITRILDLTYASRALERAGDHARNMCEYTIYFVKGRDVRHIELSEMEAVVKGAEKA; encoded by the coding sequence ATGGACAACAAGCGCATCGGCGGTCATTACTCGCATCGGTACGACGCCGAACTCGAGGAGGTCGTGAACCGCGTGCTCGCGATGGGCGGACTGGTCGAAACCCAGCTCGGCAACGCGCTGCAAGCCTTCATCGATGGCGACACCCAGGTCGCGCAGGAGGTTGCCGAGAACGACTCGCGGGTCAACAGCTTCGAAGTCAGCATCGACGAGCGCTGCGTCGAAATCCTCGCCCGGCGCCAGCCGGCGGCAATGGATCTTCGGCTGGTGGTCGCGGTGATCAAGACCATCACCGACCTCGAGCGCATCGGCGATCTGGCCGAGGCGATCGCGCGTATGGCGATCCGGCAGGCCGACAGCGACCGGCCGCGCAAGCAGCTTTTCCGGGATATCGACACGATGGGGAAGCGCGTGGTGACGATGCTGCACGACGCGCTCGATGCCTTCGCGCGGATGGATGCGAGCGCGGCGCTGGAAGTGGTGCGCCAGGACTTCGCGATCGATCATGACCACGAGGCGATTTTGCGCCAGAACGCGACCTACATGATGGAAGATCCGCGCAACATCACGCGGATCCTGGATCTGACCTACGCGTCGCGTGCGCTCGAGCGTGCCGGCGACCATGCCCGGAATATGTGCGAATACACGATCTACTTCGTGAAAGGCCGCGACGTGCGCCACATCGAGCTGAGCGAGATGGAGGCGGTCGTCAAGGGCGCAGAGAAGGCGTAG
- the istA gene encoding IS21 family transposase, giving the protein MKKITEVLRLKHAGGLSHAQIGQACGISKGAVSKYVSLAAAHGLTWPLPADLDEARLEGLLFPPVAKPAAFAEPDHFGLHQALKRKGVTLQLLWSEYAAVHGERAYRYSQFCHRYHQWRAAQKRSMRQHHRAGEKLFIDYAGPTVEVIDRATGEIRQAQVFVAVLGASSYTYAEATWSQSLPDWIAAHQRALRFFGGVPQLLVPDNLRAAVTQACRYEPGINATYAEMAAHYGTAVLSARPYKPKDKAKAEVGVQVVERWILARLRHHTFFALAEVNRAIAALLPALNERPFQRRSESRKDLFEQLDRPALKPLPTTEYVYAEWRKAKPGIDYHVEVDRRFYSVPHALVGQVLELRLTATTVEVLHKGQRVATHPRTGQGRFSTCLEHMPKSHQAHRDWSPGRFLRWAQDIGPCTAEVITRQLEGRPHPEHGYRACLGLLNLGRRYSRQRLEKACQRALAVRTVSYQSIASILKNGLDQQPLDTDRDGQRELPLHANVRGAGYYH; this is encoded by the coding sequence ATGAAGAAAATCACCGAGGTATTGCGTCTGAAACACGCCGGCGGGCTCAGCCACGCCCAGATCGGCCAGGCCTGCGGGATCTCCAAGGGTGCGGTCAGCAAGTACGTGAGTTTGGCCGCCGCCCACGGGCTGACCTGGCCCCTGCCCGCCGACCTGGACGAGGCCCGGCTGGAGGGGCTGCTGTTCCCGCCCGTGGCCAAGCCCGCGGCCTTCGCCGAGCCCGACCACTTCGGCCTCCATCAGGCGCTCAAGCGCAAGGGCGTCACCTTGCAGTTGCTGTGGAGCGAGTATGCCGCCGTGCACGGCGAGCGGGCCTACCGCTACAGCCAGTTCTGCCATCGTTACCACCAGTGGCGAGCGGCGCAGAAGCGCAGCATGCGCCAGCATCACCGGGCGGGCGAGAAGCTGTTCATCGATTACGCCGGGCCCACGGTCGAGGTGATCGACCGCGCCACCGGCGAGATACGCCAGGCACAGGTCTTCGTCGCAGTGCTCGGGGCTTCGAGCTACACCTACGCCGAGGCCACCTGGAGCCAGTCGCTGCCGGACTGGATCGCCGCACACCAGCGCGCGCTGCGCTTCTTCGGCGGGGTGCCGCAACTGCTCGTCCCGGATAACCTGCGTGCCGCGGTCACCCAGGCCTGCCGCTACGAGCCCGGGATCAACGCCACCTACGCGGAGATGGCCGCGCACTACGGCACCGCGGTGCTGTCGGCACGGCCGTACAAGCCCAAGGACAAGGCGAAGGCCGAGGTCGGCGTGCAGGTGGTCGAGCGCTGGATCCTGGCGCGTCTGCGCCATCACACCTTCTTCGCGCTGGCCGAGGTGAACCGTGCGATCGCCGCGTTGCTGCCGGCACTCAACGAGCGTCCCTTCCAGCGGCGCAGCGAGAGCCGCAAGGACCTGTTCGAGCAGCTCGATCGTCCCGCCCTCAAGCCCTTGCCGACCACCGAGTACGTGTACGCCGAGTGGCGCAAGGCCAAGCCCGGGATCGACTACCATGTCGAGGTCGATCGGCGCTTCTACAGCGTGCCCCACGCCCTGGTGGGTCAGGTGCTGGAGCTGCGCCTGACCGCCACCACGGTCGAGGTCCTGCACAAGGGCCAGCGGGTCGCCACGCACCCCCGTACCGGCCAGGGCCGCTTCTCCACCTGCCTCGAGCACATGCCCAAGTCGCACCAGGCGCACCGCGACTGGTCACCCGGCCGGTTCCTGCGCTGGGCCCAGGACATCGGCCCGTGCACGGCCGAGGTCATCACCCGCCAGCTGGAAGGCCGGCCGCATCCCGAACACGGCTACCGCGCCTGCCTGGGGTTGCTGAACCTCGGTCGCCGGTACAGCCGTCAGCGCCTCGAGAAGGCCTGCCAGCGGGCGCTCGCGGTGCGCACCGTGAGCTACCAGAGCATCGCCTCGATCCTCAAGAACGGTCTCGACCAGCAGCCGCTCGACACGGACCGCGATGGGCAACGTGAACTGCCGTTGCACGCCAACGTCCGCGGCGCCGGTTACTACCACTGA
- a CDS encoding HigA family addiction module antitoxin, with protein MTMHNPPHPGEILRDDVLPTLNLSVTAAARELGVTRAALSRVLHGHAGISPEMALRIERWLGVERGGRAEVWAGMQLDYDLWRARHGKAA; from the coding sequence ATGACGATGCACAATCCGCCGCATCCCGGAGAGATCCTGCGCGATGACGTATTGCCGACGCTGAACCTGTCGGTGACGGCTGCGGCCCGGGAATTGGGTGTCACGCGGGCGGCGCTGTCCCGTGTGCTGCACGGTCACGCGGGCATTTCGCCCGAGATGGCCTTGCGCATCGAACGCTGGCTGGGTGTGGAACGTGGCGGACGCGCCGAAGTCTGGGCGGGAATGCAGCTCGACTACGATCTCTGGCGTGCGCGCCACGGCAAGGCCGCCTAG